In the Nicotiana tabacum cultivar K326 chromosome 16, ASM71507v2, whole genome shotgun sequence genome, one interval contains:
- the LOC107808939 gene encoding uncharacterized protein LOC107808939 yields MIIARFTGQLKGWWDNYLANEQRFQIMNATKTEDEKTVQNSVYSLVMNIIEHFSGRWSDNSETIRTMLQNLRCKTLTSFRWYKDIFLSRVMELPESNSTYWKSKFIDGLPPLFAERIRKVFRGAGMSIDYNNYSYGKLFSVCTQEGLALCNEIKLNQEIKKHPLTEIQQLGDFCEQFAIDIPSKRKKSHKKDFKNKKGLPEKRHEKTQRRKAFHKARKGFIKSKNPQACYKCGRVGHYAKDCKIKDKIKELDLDDHIKDTLCKILLNSSPEISDTNEGSSLTSGHGSQTHYSDQRPYSAPPALISAPLL; encoded by the coding sequence ATGATTATTGCTAGATTTACTGGTCAGCTGAAAGGATGGTGGGATAATTATCTTGCTAATGAGCAACGCTTTCAAATAATGAATGCAACCAAGACTGAAGATGAAAAGACTGTTCAAAACTCAGTCTATTCTTTAGTCATGAATATTATCGAACATTTTTCTGGAAGATGGTCTGATAATAGTGAGACCATTAGAACAATGCTCCAGAATTTGAGGTGTAAAACCCTCACATCTTTTAGATGgtacaaagatattttcttgTCCAGAGTGATGGAACTGCCAGAGAGTAATAGTACTTATTGGAAGTCCAAATTCATAGATGGACTCCCtcccttatttgctgaaaggatTAGAAAAGTCTTTAGAGGCGCAGGGATGAGTATCGATTATAATAATTACTCATATGGTAAACTATTTAGTGTATGCACTCAGGAAGGTTTAGCTCTGTGCAATGAGATCAAGTTAAATCAAGAAATTAAGAAACATCCTCTCACTGAGATACAACAATTAGGTGATTTCTGTGAACAATTCGCCATTGATATACCATCCAAAAGAAAGAAATCCCATAAAAAGGATTTCAAGAATAAGAAGGGTTTGCCGGAAAAACGGCACGAAAAGACCCAAAGAAGGAAGGCTTTTCATAAAGCCAGAAAGGGTTTTATTAAATCTAAAAACCCTCAGGCCTGTTATAAATGTGGAAGAGTAGGCCATTATGCAAAAGATTGTAAGATCAAAGATAAAATCAAAGAACTTGATTTAGATGATCATATCAAAGATACTTTATGTAAGATTCTTTTGAATTCTTCTCCAGAAATATCTGACACTAATGAAGGATCTTCATTAACAA
- the LOC107808937 gene encoding uncharacterized protein LOC107808937 — protein MHVGKSSSIHNHAKKKCEDLLKKSSQFKLHLIGNPVKPSFRLKASIEVVRLLLNQGLTFRGHHEDESSLNKGNFLEILSWYAGRCNKIRDLVLKKAPKNDQLTSHKIQKDIIIAFDESCDVSRKEQLAIVLRYVNRCGSVVEHFIGIIHVRNTRALCLKEAIVDYIAQHSLSLSYVHGQCYDGASNMQGDFRGLKTLIQQEKKVQEPLDMGELETGRGLNQELGLARAADTRWYNISIPNFDDFYVNSRRSRCKVADHTILHHYRVDIFFMIIDWQVQELNARFNEVTTNLLVGVACLNPVDSFSSFDINKILMMVELYPDDFDENIMVTLKNQLETYIVDVRDVDERFSNLQGLVDLSETLVKTKKHLNYPFVFRLVKFALLLPVAIATVERTFSAMKLIKSELRNRMNDEFMSGCLVPYVERKIFNAIFDETIINTFQDMKTRRGQL, from the exons ATGCATGTTGGCAAGTCAAGCAGTATTCATAATCATGCAAAAAAGAAATGTGAAGATCTATTAAAAAAAAGCagtcaattcaaacttcatttgaTAGGCAATCCAGTCAAACCAAGCTTTCGCTTGAAGGCTTCAATTGAGGTTGTGAGACTCCTGTTGAATCAAGGATTGACATTTCGTGGACATCATGAAGATGAATCATCATTAAACAAGGGAAACTTTCTTGAGATTCTTTCATGGTATGCAGGGAGGTGCAATAAAATCCGTGATCTTGTGTTGAAAAAGGCTCCAAAGAATGATCAGTTGACCTCCCATAAAATTCAAAAAGACATTATTATTGCAT TTGATGAATCATGTGATGTATCACGCAAAGAGCAATTAGCTATTGTCTTGCGATATGTTAATAGATGTGGATCTGTGGTGGAGCATTTTATTGGGATCATTCATGTTCGTAATACTAGAGCTTTATGTTTAAAGGAAGCAATTGTTGATTACATTGCTCAACATTCTTTGAGTTTATCTTATGTGCATGGACAATGCTATGATGGAGCAAGCAACATGCAAGGGGATTTTCGTGGCCTCAAAACTTTGATTCAACAAGAAA AAAAAGTTCAAGAACCATTAGACATGGGTGAACTTGAAACTGGTAGGGGTTTGAATCAAGAACTTGGTCTTGCAAGAGCTGCCGATACTCGTTGG TATAATATTTCGATACCAAACTTTGATGACTTCTATGTTAACTCTAGAAGATCTCGATGTAAAGTTGCTGATCATACTATTTTACATCACTATCGTGTTGATATATTTTTTATGATTATTGATTGGCAAGTTCAAGAACTCAATGCTCGTTTTAATGAGGTGACAACGAACTTGCTTGTTGGAGTAGCTTGCTTAAATCCAGTTGATTCGTTTTCCAGTTTTGACATAAACAAGATATTGATGATGGTTGAATTGTATCCTGACGATTTTGATGAGAATATAATGGTTACGCTCAAGAATCAACTTGAAACTTATATTGTTGATGTTCGTGATGTTGATGAAAGGTTCTCAAATCTACAAGGACTTGTTGATCTTTCTGAAACACTAGTTAAGACAAAGAAGCATTTGAATTATCCATTTGTGTTTCGCCTTGTAAAATTTGCTTTGCTTCTCCCAGTTGCCATTGCTACAGTTGAAAGAACTTTTTCGGCGATGAAGTTGATAAAAAGTGAATTGCGAAACCGAATGAATGACGAATTCATGAGCGGTTGTTTGGTACCCTatgtagaaagaaaaatatttaacgCCATTTTTGATGAGACTATTATAAATACGTTTCAGGACATGAAAACTCGTAGAGGACAGTTGTAA